Proteins encoded within one genomic window of Macrotis lagotis isolate mMagLag1 chromosome 3, bilby.v1.9.chrom.fasta, whole genome shotgun sequence:
- the YTHDC1 gene encoding YTH domain-containing protein 1 isoform X2 → MAADSREEKDGELNVLDDILTEVPDQDDELYNPESEQDKNEKKGSKRKSDRIETTESKRQKPSVHSRQLMPKPPSSSISNNKRIISTKGKPVTEYKNEDYQRSERKTRLSSGSSREPYKSQPEKTCVRKRDPERRAKSSTPDGSQRIRHDVDRRHSRSSLSSKEEVNSEEYGSDHETGSSGSSEEQGNNSENEEEGMEEEEEDDDDGEDEEEVEEDGEEEEEEEYEQDERDQKEGNDYDTRSEASDSDSESVSFTDGSVRSGSGTDGSDEKKKERKRARGISPIVFDRSGSSASESYAGSEKKHEKLSSSVRAVRKDQTSKLKYVLQDARFFLIKSNNHENVSLAKAKGVWSTLPVNEKKLNAAFRSARSVILIFSVRESGKFQGFARLSSESHHGGSPIHWVLPAGMNAKMLGGVFKIDWICRRELPFTKSAHLTNPWNEHKPVKIGRDGQEIELECGTQLCLLFPPDESIDLYQVIHKMRHKRRMHSQPRSRGRPSRREPVRDVGRRRPEDYDIHNSRKKPRIDYPPEFHQRPGYLKDPRYQEVDSFTNLIPNRRFSGVRRDVFLNGSYNDYVREFHNMGPPPPWQGMPPYPGIEQPPHHPYYQHHAPPPQAHPPYSGHHPVPHEARYRDKRVHDYDMRVDDFLRRTQAVVSGRRSRPRERDRERERDRPRDNRRDRDRDRGRDRERERERLCDRDRDRGERGRYRR, encoded by the exons atggaGAACTTAATGTTCTGGATGATATTTTGACTGAAGTACCTGATCAGGATGACGAATTATATAACCCTGAAAGTGaacaagataaaaatgagaaaaagg gttcaaaaagaaaaagtgacCGAATAGAAACTACTGAAAGCAAGAGACAAAAACCTTCTGTACATTCAAGACAATTGATGCCAAAGCCACCTAGCTCATCTATTAGCAATAACAAAAGAATAATTAGTACAAAAGGAAAACCAGTAACAGAGTATAAAAATGAAGATTACCAGAGGTCTGAACGAAAGACCCGTTTATCAAGTGGCAGTTCCAGAGAGCCATATAAAAGtcaacctgaaaagacttgtgtCAGGAAAAGGGATCCTGAAAGAAGGGCCAAGTCTTCCACACCAGATGGTTCACAG AGAATTAGGCATGATGTGGATAGACGGCACAGCAGATCAAGCCTTTCTTCTAAAGAAGAAGTAAACTCTGAAGAATATGGCTCTGATCATGAGACTGGTAGCAGTGGCTCTTCTGAAGAACAAGGAAACAACAGTgagaatgaggaagaaggaatggaagaagaggaagaggatgatgatgatggggaagatgaagaagaagtagaagaagatggagaggaggaggaggaagaggagtatGAGCAAGATGAAAGAGACCAAAAAGAGGGAAACGACTATGACACTCGAAGTGAAGCCAGTGACTCTGATTCTGAGTCTGTATCTTTCACAGATGGTTCAGTCAGATCTGGTTCTGGCACAGATGGATCAG atgagaaaaagaaagaaagaaagagagccAGAGGCATATCTCCAATTGTTTTTGATAGAAGTGGAAGTTCGGCATCAGAATCCTATGCAg GTTCAGAAAAGAAGCATGAGAAATTATCATCTTCCGTTCGTGCTGTCCGAAAAG ACCAAACAAGTAAACTTAAATATGTTCTTCAGGATGCAAGATTCTTCCTTATAAAGAGTAACAACCATGAGAATGTCTCTCTTGCTAAAGCCAAG GGTGTATGGTCAACACTTcctgtaaatgaaaagaaattgaatgcgGCATTCAGATCTGCAAGAAGtgttattttgatattttctgtaAGAGAGAGTGGAAAATTTCAAG GGTTTGCGAGACTCTCTTCAGAGTCCCATCATGGAGGATCTCCTATACATTGGGTTCTGCCTGCAGGAATGAATGCTAAAATGCTTGGAGGTGTCTTTAAAATTGACTGGATTTGCAG GCGTGAATTGCCCTTCACTAAATCTGCTCATCTTACCAATCCTTGGAATGAACATAAGCCAGTTAAGATTGGACGCGATGGACAG GAAATTGAGCTTGAATGTGGAACCCAGCTTTGTCTTCTATTTCCCCCCGATGAAAGTATTGACTTGTATCAGGTCATTCATAAAATGCGTCACAAGAGAAGAATGCATTCACAGCCCCGTTCAAGAGGACGTCCTTCCCGTCGAGAACCAGTCCGGGATGTGGGAAG GCGTCGACCAGAAGATTATGATATTCATAACAGCAGAAAGAAACCAAGGATTGACTATCCCCCTGAGTTTCATCAAAGACCAG GGTATTTAAAGGATCCACGCTATCAAGAAGTAGACAG TTTCACAAATCTTATTCCCAACAGACGATTTTCAGGAGTTCGCAGAGATGTTTTTCTAAATGGG TCCTACAATGATTATGTGAGAGAATTTCACAACATGGGACCACCACCACCATGGCAGGGAATG CCCCCTTATCCAGGAATTGAGCAACCACCACATCATCCTTACTATCAGCATCATGCTCCACCTCCTCAAGCCCATCCCCCTTACTCAGGACATCATCCAGTACCCCATGAAGCAAGATACAGAGATAAACGAGTA CATGATTATGATATGCGGGTAGATGACTTCCTTCGTCGAACACAAGCTGTAGTGAGTGGCAGAAGAAGCAGACCCCGTGAAAGAGACCGAGAGAGAGAACGTGATCGCCCTCGAGACAacagaagagacagagatagggatCGAGGacgagatagagagagagagagagagcgattATGTGATCGGGACAGAGACCGAGGGGAGAGAGGACGATACAGAAGATAA
- the YTHDC1 gene encoding YTH domain-containing protein 1 isoform X3 — translation MAADSREEKDGELNVLDDILTEVPDQDDELYNPESEQDKNEKKGSKRKSDRIETTESKRQKPSVHSRQLMPKPPSSSISNNKRIISTKGKPVTEYKNEDYQRSERKTRLSSGSSREPYKSQPEKTCVRKRDPERRAKSSTPDGSQRIRHDVDRRHSRSSLSSKEEVNSEEYGSDHETGSSGSSEEQGNNSENEEEGMEEEEEDDDDGEDEEEVEEDGEEEEEEEYEQDERDQKEGNDYDTRSEASDSDSESVSFTDGSVRSGSGTDGSDEKKKERKRARGISPIVFDRSGSSASESYAGSEKKHEKLSSSVRAVRKDQTSKLKYVLQDARFFLIKSNNHENVSLAKAKGVWSTLPVNEKKLNAAFRSARSVILIFSVRESGKFQGFARLSSESHHGGSPIHWVLPAGMNAKMLGGVFKIDWICRRELPFTKSAHLTNPWNEHKPVKIGRDGQEIELECGTQLCLLFPPDESIDLYQVIHKMRHKRRMHSQPRSRGRPSRREPVRDVGRRRPEDYDIHNSRKKPRIDYPPEFHQRPGYLKDPRYQEVDRRFSGVRRDVFLNGSYNDYVREFHNMGPPPPWQGMPPYPGIEQPPHHPYYQHHAPPPQAHPPYSGHHPVPHEARYRDKRVHDYDMRVDDFLRRTQAVVSGRRSRPRERDRERERDRPRDNRRDRDRDRGRDRERERERLCDRDRDRGERGRYRR, via the exons atggaGAACTTAATGTTCTGGATGATATTTTGACTGAAGTACCTGATCAGGATGACGAATTATATAACCCTGAAAGTGaacaagataaaaatgagaaaaagg gttcaaaaagaaaaagtgacCGAATAGAAACTACTGAAAGCAAGAGACAAAAACCTTCTGTACATTCAAGACAATTGATGCCAAAGCCACCTAGCTCATCTATTAGCAATAACAAAAGAATAATTAGTACAAAAGGAAAACCAGTAACAGAGTATAAAAATGAAGATTACCAGAGGTCTGAACGAAAGACCCGTTTATCAAGTGGCAGTTCCAGAGAGCCATATAAAAGtcaacctgaaaagacttgtgtCAGGAAAAGGGATCCTGAAAGAAGGGCCAAGTCTTCCACACCAGATGGTTCACAG AGAATTAGGCATGATGTGGATAGACGGCACAGCAGATCAAGCCTTTCTTCTAAAGAAGAAGTAAACTCTGAAGAATATGGCTCTGATCATGAGACTGGTAGCAGTGGCTCTTCTGAAGAACAAGGAAACAACAGTgagaatgaggaagaaggaatggaagaagaggaagaggatgatgatgatggggaagatgaagaagaagtagaagaagatggagaggaggaggaggaagaggagtatGAGCAAGATGAAAGAGACCAAAAAGAGGGAAACGACTATGACACTCGAAGTGAAGCCAGTGACTCTGATTCTGAGTCTGTATCTTTCACAGATGGTTCAGTCAGATCTGGTTCTGGCACAGATGGATCAG atgagaaaaagaaagaaagaaagagagccAGAGGCATATCTCCAATTGTTTTTGATAGAAGTGGAAGTTCGGCATCAGAATCCTATGCAg GTTCAGAAAAGAAGCATGAGAAATTATCATCTTCCGTTCGTGCTGTCCGAAAAG ACCAAACAAGTAAACTTAAATATGTTCTTCAGGATGCAAGATTCTTCCTTATAAAGAGTAACAACCATGAGAATGTCTCTCTTGCTAAAGCCAAG GGTGTATGGTCAACACTTcctgtaaatgaaaagaaattgaatgcgGCATTCAGATCTGCAAGAAGtgttattttgatattttctgtaAGAGAGAGTGGAAAATTTCAAG GGTTTGCGAGACTCTCTTCAGAGTCCCATCATGGAGGATCTCCTATACATTGGGTTCTGCCTGCAGGAATGAATGCTAAAATGCTTGGAGGTGTCTTTAAAATTGACTGGATTTGCAG GCGTGAATTGCCCTTCACTAAATCTGCTCATCTTACCAATCCTTGGAATGAACATAAGCCAGTTAAGATTGGACGCGATGGACAG GAAATTGAGCTTGAATGTGGAACCCAGCTTTGTCTTCTATTTCCCCCCGATGAAAGTATTGACTTGTATCAGGTCATTCATAAAATGCGTCACAAGAGAAGAATGCATTCACAGCCCCGTTCAAGAGGACGTCCTTCCCGTCGAGAACCAGTCCGGGATGTGGGAAG GCGTCGACCAGAAGATTATGATATTCATAACAGCAGAAAGAAACCAAGGATTGACTATCCCCCTGAGTTTCATCAAAGACCAG GGTATTTAAAGGATCCACGCTATCAAGAAGTAGACAG ACGATTTTCAGGAGTTCGCAGAGATGTTTTTCTAAATGGG TCCTACAATGATTATGTGAGAGAATTTCACAACATGGGACCACCACCACCATGGCAGGGAATG CCCCCTTATCCAGGAATTGAGCAACCACCACATCATCCTTACTATCAGCATCATGCTCCACCTCCTCAAGCCCATCCCCCTTACTCAGGACATCATCCAGTACCCCATGAAGCAAGATACAGAGATAAACGAGTA CATGATTATGATATGCGGGTAGATGACTTCCTTCGTCGAACACAAGCTGTAGTGAGTGGCAGAAGAAGCAGACCCCGTGAAAGAGACCGAGAGAGAGAACGTGATCGCCCTCGAGACAacagaagagacagagatagggatCGAGGacgagatagagagagagagagagagcgattATGTGATCGGGACAGAGACCGAGGGGAGAGAGGACGATACAGAAGATAA
- the YTHDC1 gene encoding YTH domain-containing protein 1 isoform X4 gives MAADSREEKDGELNVLDDILTEVPDQDDELYNPESEQDKNEKKGSKRKSDRIETTESKRQKPSVHSRQLMPKPPSSSISNNKRIISTKGKPVTEYKNEDYQRSERKTRLSSGSSREPYKSQPEKTCVRKRDPERRAKSSTPDGSQRIRHDVDRRHSRSSLSSKEEVNSEEYGSDHETGSSGSSEEQGNNSENEEEGMEEEEEDDDDGEDEEEVEEDGEEEEEEEYEQDERDQKEGNDYDTRSEASDSDSESVSFTDGSVRSGSGTDGSDEKKKERKRARGISPIVFDRSGSSASESYADQTSKLKYVLQDARFFLIKSNNHENVSLAKAKGVWSTLPVNEKKLNAAFRSARSVILIFSVRESGKFQGFARLSSESHHGGSPIHWVLPAGMNAKMLGGVFKIDWICRRELPFTKSAHLTNPWNEHKPVKIGRDGQEIELECGTQLCLLFPPDESIDLYQVIHKMRHKRRMHSQPRSRGRPSRREPVRDVGRRRPEDYDIHNSRKKPRIDYPPEFHQRPGYLKDPRYQEVDRRFSGVRRDVFLNGSYNDYVREFHNMGPPPPWQGMPPYPGIEQPPHHPYYQHHAPPPQAHPPYSGHHPVPHEARYRDKRVHDYDMRVDDFLRRTQAVVSGRRSRPRERDRERERDRPRDNRRDRDRDRGRDRERERERLCDRDRDRGERGRYRR, from the exons atggaGAACTTAATGTTCTGGATGATATTTTGACTGAAGTACCTGATCAGGATGACGAATTATATAACCCTGAAAGTGaacaagataaaaatgagaaaaagg gttcaaaaagaaaaagtgacCGAATAGAAACTACTGAAAGCAAGAGACAAAAACCTTCTGTACATTCAAGACAATTGATGCCAAAGCCACCTAGCTCATCTATTAGCAATAACAAAAGAATAATTAGTACAAAAGGAAAACCAGTAACAGAGTATAAAAATGAAGATTACCAGAGGTCTGAACGAAAGACCCGTTTATCAAGTGGCAGTTCCAGAGAGCCATATAAAAGtcaacctgaaaagacttgtgtCAGGAAAAGGGATCCTGAAAGAAGGGCCAAGTCTTCCACACCAGATGGTTCACAG AGAATTAGGCATGATGTGGATAGACGGCACAGCAGATCAAGCCTTTCTTCTAAAGAAGAAGTAAACTCTGAAGAATATGGCTCTGATCATGAGACTGGTAGCAGTGGCTCTTCTGAAGAACAAGGAAACAACAGTgagaatgaggaagaaggaatggaagaagaggaagaggatgatgatgatggggaagatgaagaagaagtagaagaagatggagaggaggaggaggaagaggagtatGAGCAAGATGAAAGAGACCAAAAAGAGGGAAACGACTATGACACTCGAAGTGAAGCCAGTGACTCTGATTCTGAGTCTGTATCTTTCACAGATGGTTCAGTCAGATCTGGTTCTGGCACAGATGGATCAG atgagaaaaagaaagaaagaaagagagccAGAGGCATATCTCCAATTGTTTTTGATAGAAGTGGAAGTTCGGCATCAGAATCCTATGCAg ACCAAACAAGTAAACTTAAATATGTTCTTCAGGATGCAAGATTCTTCCTTATAAAGAGTAACAACCATGAGAATGTCTCTCTTGCTAAAGCCAAG GGTGTATGGTCAACACTTcctgtaaatgaaaagaaattgaatgcgGCATTCAGATCTGCAAGAAGtgttattttgatattttctgtaAGAGAGAGTGGAAAATTTCAAG GGTTTGCGAGACTCTCTTCAGAGTCCCATCATGGAGGATCTCCTATACATTGGGTTCTGCCTGCAGGAATGAATGCTAAAATGCTTGGAGGTGTCTTTAAAATTGACTGGATTTGCAG GCGTGAATTGCCCTTCACTAAATCTGCTCATCTTACCAATCCTTGGAATGAACATAAGCCAGTTAAGATTGGACGCGATGGACAG GAAATTGAGCTTGAATGTGGAACCCAGCTTTGTCTTCTATTTCCCCCCGATGAAAGTATTGACTTGTATCAGGTCATTCATAAAATGCGTCACAAGAGAAGAATGCATTCACAGCCCCGTTCAAGAGGACGTCCTTCCCGTCGAGAACCAGTCCGGGATGTGGGAAG GCGTCGACCAGAAGATTATGATATTCATAACAGCAGAAAGAAACCAAGGATTGACTATCCCCCTGAGTTTCATCAAAGACCAG GGTATTTAAAGGATCCACGCTATCAAGAAGTAGACAG ACGATTTTCAGGAGTTCGCAGAGATGTTTTTCTAAATGGG TCCTACAATGATTATGTGAGAGAATTTCACAACATGGGACCACCACCACCATGGCAGGGAATG CCCCCTTATCCAGGAATTGAGCAACCACCACATCATCCTTACTATCAGCATCATGCTCCACCTCCTCAAGCCCATCCCCCTTACTCAGGACATCATCCAGTACCCCATGAAGCAAGATACAGAGATAAACGAGTA CATGATTATGATATGCGGGTAGATGACTTCCTTCGTCGAACACAAGCTGTAGTGAGTGGCAGAAGAAGCAGACCCCGTGAAAGAGACCGAGAGAGAGAACGTGATCGCCCTCGAGACAacagaagagacagagatagggatCGAGGacgagatagagagagagagagagagcgattATGTGATCGGGACAGAGACCGAGGGGAGAGAGGACGATACAGAAGATAA
- the YTHDC1 gene encoding YTH domain-containing protein 1 isoform X1 has translation MAADSREEKDGELNVLDDILTEVPDQDDELYNPESEQDKNEKKGSKRKSDRIETTESKRQKPSVHSRQLMPKPPSSSISNNKRIISTKGKPVTEYKNEDYQRSERKTRLSSGSSREPYKSQPEKTCVRKRDPERRAKSSTPDGSQRIRHDVDRRHSRSSLSSKEEVNSEEYGSDHETGSSGSSEEQGNNSENEEEGMEEEEEDDDDGEDEEEVEEDGEEEEEEEYEQDERDQKEGNDYDTRSEASDSDSESVSFTDGSVRSGSGTDGSDEKKKERKRARGISPIVFDRSGSSASESYAGSEKKHEKLSSSVRAVRKDQTSKLKYVLQDARFFLIKSNNHENVSLAKAKGVWSTLPVNEKKLNAAFRSARSVILIFSVRESGKFQGFARLSSESHHGGSPIHWVLPAGMNAKMLGGVFKIDWICRRELPFTKSAHLTNPWNEHKPVKIGRDGQEIELECGTQLCLLFPPDESIDLYQVIHKMRHKRRMHSQPRSRGRPSRREPVRDVGRRRPEDYDIHNSRKKPRIDYPPEFHQRPGYLKDPRYQEVDSFTNLIPNRRFSGVRRDVFLNGSYNDYVREFHNMGPPPPWQGMPPYPGIEQPPHHPYYQHHAPPPQAHPPYSGHHPVPHEARYRDKRVISSSFQHDYDMRVDDFLRRTQAVVSGRRSRPRERDRERERDRPRDNRRDRDRDRGRDRERERERLCDRDRDRGERGRYRR, from the exons atggaGAACTTAATGTTCTGGATGATATTTTGACTGAAGTACCTGATCAGGATGACGAATTATATAACCCTGAAAGTGaacaagataaaaatgagaaaaagg gttcaaaaagaaaaagtgacCGAATAGAAACTACTGAAAGCAAGAGACAAAAACCTTCTGTACATTCAAGACAATTGATGCCAAAGCCACCTAGCTCATCTATTAGCAATAACAAAAGAATAATTAGTACAAAAGGAAAACCAGTAACAGAGTATAAAAATGAAGATTACCAGAGGTCTGAACGAAAGACCCGTTTATCAAGTGGCAGTTCCAGAGAGCCATATAAAAGtcaacctgaaaagacttgtgtCAGGAAAAGGGATCCTGAAAGAAGGGCCAAGTCTTCCACACCAGATGGTTCACAG AGAATTAGGCATGATGTGGATAGACGGCACAGCAGATCAAGCCTTTCTTCTAAAGAAGAAGTAAACTCTGAAGAATATGGCTCTGATCATGAGACTGGTAGCAGTGGCTCTTCTGAAGAACAAGGAAACAACAGTgagaatgaggaagaaggaatggaagaagaggaagaggatgatgatgatggggaagatgaagaagaagtagaagaagatggagaggaggaggaggaagaggagtatGAGCAAGATGAAAGAGACCAAAAAGAGGGAAACGACTATGACACTCGAAGTGAAGCCAGTGACTCTGATTCTGAGTCTGTATCTTTCACAGATGGTTCAGTCAGATCTGGTTCTGGCACAGATGGATCAG atgagaaaaagaaagaaagaaagagagccAGAGGCATATCTCCAATTGTTTTTGATAGAAGTGGAAGTTCGGCATCAGAATCCTATGCAg GTTCAGAAAAGAAGCATGAGAAATTATCATCTTCCGTTCGTGCTGTCCGAAAAG ACCAAACAAGTAAACTTAAATATGTTCTTCAGGATGCAAGATTCTTCCTTATAAAGAGTAACAACCATGAGAATGTCTCTCTTGCTAAAGCCAAG GGTGTATGGTCAACACTTcctgtaaatgaaaagaaattgaatgcgGCATTCAGATCTGCAAGAAGtgttattttgatattttctgtaAGAGAGAGTGGAAAATTTCAAG GGTTTGCGAGACTCTCTTCAGAGTCCCATCATGGAGGATCTCCTATACATTGGGTTCTGCCTGCAGGAATGAATGCTAAAATGCTTGGAGGTGTCTTTAAAATTGACTGGATTTGCAG GCGTGAATTGCCCTTCACTAAATCTGCTCATCTTACCAATCCTTGGAATGAACATAAGCCAGTTAAGATTGGACGCGATGGACAG GAAATTGAGCTTGAATGTGGAACCCAGCTTTGTCTTCTATTTCCCCCCGATGAAAGTATTGACTTGTATCAGGTCATTCATAAAATGCGTCACAAGAGAAGAATGCATTCACAGCCCCGTTCAAGAGGACGTCCTTCCCGTCGAGAACCAGTCCGGGATGTGGGAAG GCGTCGACCAGAAGATTATGATATTCATAACAGCAGAAAGAAACCAAGGATTGACTATCCCCCTGAGTTTCATCAAAGACCAG GGTATTTAAAGGATCCACGCTATCAAGAAGTAGACAG TTTCACAAATCTTATTCCCAACAGACGATTTTCAGGAGTTCGCAGAGATGTTTTTCTAAATGGG TCCTACAATGATTATGTGAGAGAATTTCACAACATGGGACCACCACCACCATGGCAGGGAATG CCCCCTTATCCAGGAATTGAGCAACCACCACATCATCCTTACTATCAGCATCATGCTCCACCTCCTCAAGCCCATCCCCCTTACTCAGGACATCATCCAGTACCCCATGAAGCAAGATACAGAGATAAACGAGTA ATATCATCTTCTTTTCAGCATGATTATGATATGCGGGTAGATGACTTCCTTCGTCGAACACAAGCTGTAGTGAGTGGCAGAAGAAGCAGACCCCGTGAAAGAGACCGAGAGAGAGAACGTGATCGCCCTCGAGACAacagaagagacagagatagggatCGAGGacgagatagagagagagagagagagcgattATGTGATCGGGACAGAGACCGAGGGGAGAGAGGACGATACAGAAGATAA